The following are encoded in a window of Brevibacillus sp. DP1.3A genomic DNA:
- the fmt gene encoding methionyl-tRNA formyltransferase encodes MKDARILFMGTPDFAVSSLTAVLEAGYNVIGVVTKSDRPVGRKQVLTPPPVKEAALRHGLLVLQPEKIKEVEALDEVLALEPDLIITAAYGQILPKKLLDAPKYGCINVHASLLPKYRGGAPIHKSIVEGEAETGVTIMYMVEALDAGDMLSKVVVPIEERDTVGTMFDKLAAAGSELLLATVPRLLAGELVAEQQDHSAATFAPNIKRTDEKIDWSRSAEQIYNQVRGLNPWPVAFTTCEGKIWKLWWVEKMPASGEGKEPGTIIAREEDGIVVACGSGAVKITELQPEGKKRMSALDFLRGAGSSIEIGTKVGE; translated from the coding sequence TTGAAAGATGCTCGCATCCTGTTTATGGGTACGCCTGACTTTGCTGTATCGAGTCTTACGGCTGTGCTCGAAGCAGGCTACAACGTGATTGGAGTCGTAACAAAATCCGATCGTCCCGTTGGACGCAAGCAAGTATTGACGCCGCCCCCCGTGAAGGAGGCGGCTTTGCGTCATGGACTTTTGGTATTGCAACCGGAGAAAATCAAGGAAGTAGAAGCTTTGGATGAAGTGTTAGCGCTCGAGCCTGATCTGATCATTACCGCGGCGTATGGACAGATTTTGCCTAAAAAGCTGCTCGATGCACCGAAATATGGCTGCATCAATGTGCACGCTTCTCTTTTGCCGAAATATCGTGGGGGTGCCCCGATTCATAAATCAATTGTCGAGGGAGAAGCAGAAACAGGCGTGACCATCATGTACATGGTGGAAGCTCTCGATGCAGGGGATATGCTGTCCAAGGTAGTCGTTCCGATTGAGGAGCGCGATACCGTGGGGACCATGTTTGACAAATTGGCTGCGGCAGGCTCTGAGCTGTTGCTGGCTACCGTTCCACGCCTGTTGGCTGGTGAGCTCGTAGCAGAACAACAGGATCATTCGGCAGCGACTTTTGCCCCGAATATCAAGCGTACAGACGAAAAAATTGACTGGAGCCGTTCTGCGGAACAGATTTATAACCAAGTCCGCGGCTTGAATCCATGGCCAGTCGCATTTACTACATGCGAAGGCAAGATCTGGAAGCTGTGGTGGGTAGAAAAAATGCCTGCTTCGGGCGAAGGAAAAGAGCCGGGAACGATCATCGCCCGTGAGGAAGATGGTATCGTTGTCGCTTGCGGTAGCGGTGCAGTGAAAATAACCGAATTGCAGCCAGAAGGCAAAAAACGTATGAGTGCACTCGATTTTTTGCGTGGAGCGGGCAGCAGCATTGAAATCGGCACAAAGGTAGGAGAATAG
- the rsmB gene encoding 16S rRNA (cytosine(967)-C(5))-methyltransferase RsmB, whose protein sequence is MAKKGARDIALDVLNRVEEHKSYSNLELRNVLDRENLSAVDAGLVTELVYGTIQRKLTLDHVLSHFVGNKKVQTWVRNLLRLSLYQIHFLDRIPERAAVHQAVEIAKKRGHQGIASMVNGVLRNVLRQPDVWERQPKGDRALQIAVAYSHPEWLVRQWLAVYGEETTIAICEANNRTPHSSVRVNASKTTKDQVLDKLAEEGLEGQASTVSPYAILMEGGHAAGSRLFKEGYFTIQDESSMLVAPALAAEPGMRVLDACAAPGGKTTHIAEMMENRGQIIASDVHPHKRDLIASAAKRLGITIIEPIVSDALDLPEKALGTFDRILLDAPCTGFGVIRRKPDLKWNKTPEDVRAIAQLQYELLKTLAPMLAQGGVMVYSTCTIEPAENQEIVRRFVEEHPDFVLDDTLAQDLPEAVRKHVDETGACVQILPHHFESDGFFIARLKRRG, encoded by the coding sequence GTGGCAAAAAAGGGAGCTCGCGATATCGCCCTCGATGTTTTGAACAGGGTAGAAGAACATAAGTCCTACAGCAATCTTGAGCTGCGCAATGTCTTGGATCGGGAAAATCTCAGTGCAGTAGATGCAGGGCTGGTAACAGAGCTTGTGTATGGTACCATTCAGCGCAAGTTGACGTTGGATCATGTCCTTTCCCATTTTGTCGGGAATAAAAAGGTCCAGACCTGGGTCCGTAATTTGCTGCGTCTCAGCTTGTATCAAATTCACTTTTTAGACCGTATTCCTGAGCGCGCTGCCGTTCACCAGGCGGTTGAAATCGCCAAGAAACGTGGTCACCAAGGGATTGCTTCGATGGTCAACGGTGTCTTGCGTAATGTGTTGCGCCAGCCGGATGTGTGGGAGCGTCAGCCAAAAGGTGACCGTGCCTTACAAATCGCCGTAGCCTATTCTCATCCAGAATGGCTTGTGCGTCAGTGGCTCGCCGTATATGGCGAAGAGACGACGATTGCGATTTGCGAAGCCAACAACAGAACCCCGCATAGCTCTGTCCGGGTCAATGCATCGAAAACGACGAAAGATCAAGTGCTGGACAAGCTGGCGGAAGAAGGGCTGGAAGGACAAGCATCGACTGTCAGTCCTTATGCTATTCTGATGGAAGGCGGACATGCAGCAGGCTCTCGCTTGTTCAAGGAAGGCTACTTCACGATCCAGGATGAGAGCTCTATGCTCGTAGCACCAGCTCTTGCTGCCGAACCAGGCATGCGTGTACTGGATGCTTGCGCGGCACCTGGTGGAAAAACAACGCACATAGCAGAAATGATGGAAAACCGCGGGCAAATTATTGCGAGTGACGTACATCCGCACAAACGCGATCTGATTGCGAGTGCAGCGAAAAGACTCGGGATTACGATCATCGAGCCAATCGTTAGTGATGCGCTGGACCTACCTGAAAAAGCGCTGGGAACTTTCGATCGAATCCTGCTGGATGCGCCATGCACCGGTTTTGGCGTGATTCGTCGCAAGCCTGATCTGAAATGGAACAAAACGCCTGAAGACGTCCGTGCGATTGCTCAGCTACAGTACGAACTGCTCAAGACATTGGCGCCGATGCTTGCTCAGGGTGGTGTCATGGTTTACAGCACATGTACGATCGAGCCAGCAGAAAACCAGGAGATTGTTCGCCGCTTTGTCGAAGAACACCCTGATTTTGTATTAGATGATACACTGGCACAAGACCTGCCTGAGGCTGTCAGAAAGCATGTCGATGAAACCGGAGCCTGCGTACAAATTTTGCCTCACCATTTCGAGAGTGATGGATTCTTTATCGCGCGATTGAAACGAAGAGGATAA
- the rlmN gene encoding 23S rRNA (adenine(2503)-C(2))-methyltransferase RlmN, which produces MPLTTFTGAKPLIYSLTQDEMKEWLVSAGDKAFRAQQIFDWLYVKRVTSFDEMSNLSKELREKLADTFRMEPLKEITHQESQDGTIKFLFQLVDGHAIETVIMRHNYGNSICVTTQVGCRIGCTFCASTLGGLKRNLDAGEIVSQVLTAQRRLDAEGERVSHVVVMGIGEPFENFESLMAFLSVINDNRGLNIGARHITVSTSGIVPKIYEFTERGGQVNLAISLHAPNTELRSQLMPINRGFPLDKLMEACHHYINKTGRRISFEYGLFGGKNDQPEHAEELAELIGDMLCHVNLIPVNYVPERDYVRTPRNEIFQFKRILEEKGINVTIRREQGSDIAAACGQLRAQHAKETVG; this is translated from the coding sequence ATGCCGTTAACGACATTTACTGGCGCAAAGCCGCTAATTTACAGTTTGACACAAGATGAAATGAAGGAATGGCTGGTTAGTGCTGGCGACAAAGCATTTCGTGCGCAACAAATTTTTGACTGGCTATATGTAAAGCGCGTCACTTCTTTTGACGAGATGAGCAATTTGTCCAAGGAGTTGCGCGAAAAGCTGGCTGATACATTCCGCATGGAGCCACTCAAGGAAATCACACATCAGGAGTCGCAGGATGGGACGATCAAGTTTTTGTTCCAGCTTGTTGATGGACATGCGATTGAGACGGTGATTATGCGTCATAACTACGGAAACAGCATTTGTGTTACGACACAGGTGGGCTGCCGTATCGGATGTACGTTTTGTGCCTCTACATTAGGTGGACTAAAGCGTAACCTGGATGCAGGTGAAATTGTCTCTCAAGTATTGACGGCACAACGCAGATTGGATGCGGAAGGTGAGCGTGTCAGTCACGTTGTCGTCATGGGGATCGGGGAGCCTTTCGAGAACTTCGAGAGCTTGATGGCGTTCTTGTCCGTAATCAACGATAACCGTGGACTGAATATCGGTGCTCGTCACATAACGGTTTCCACCAGTGGAATTGTGCCGAAGATTTACGAGTTTACTGAACGAGGCGGACAAGTGAACCTGGCGATTTCCCTGCACGCTCCAAACACGGAGCTGAGAAGCCAGCTGATGCCGATCAACCGCGGCTTCCCGCTCGATAAGCTGATGGAAGCATGCCACCATTACATTAACAAGACAGGGCGCCGCATCAGTTTTGAGTACGGTCTTTTCGGTGGGAAAAACGATCAGCCTGAGCATGCAGAGGAGCTGGCCGAACTCATTGGCGACATGCTTTGCCACGTGAATCTGATCCCGGTGAACTACGTACCAGAGCGTGATTATGTGCGTACGCCTCGCAATGAGATTTTTCAGTTCAAACGCATTTTAGAGGAAAAAGGAATCAATGTGACCATCAGACGCGAGCAAGGTAGTGACATTGCTGCTGCTTGCGGACAATTGAGGGCACAACACGCTAAAGAAACCGTGGGGTGA
- a CDS encoding Stp1/IreP family PP2C-type Ser/Thr phosphatase, with protein MEIAMKSHVGRVRQVNEDYYACVTDLNGRVLAIVADGMGGHQAGDIASRLAVERIVKELRHLDGDLEAEDVREQLMNAILLANKEVYEYAVEHPECSGMGTTVVAALFDQSTVITAHIGDSRLYFYNQDGLVMKTEDHSLVNELVKSGQITAEEASVHPHRNVIMRSLGTEPDVLIDLGQFEWSEDDIVLICSDGLSNKVSHPSLEENLQKQISLQAKVDGLVQEALDAGGEDNITLVAVRNTLDAGQEEG; from the coding sequence ATGGAAATCGCGATGAAATCCCATGTTGGCCGCGTTCGTCAGGTTAACGAGGACTATTATGCCTGTGTGACCGATTTAAACGGACGCGTGCTCGCCATTGTAGCAGATGGTATGGGTGGCCATCAGGCTGGTGATATCGCCAGTCGCCTTGCTGTTGAGCGAATAGTAAAAGAACTGCGTCACCTAGATGGGGACCTCGAAGCAGAGGATGTGCGTGAGCAATTGATGAACGCTATCCTGCTGGCGAATAAAGAAGTCTATGAATATGCGGTTGAACATCCGGAGTGCAGTGGCATGGGCACAACTGTGGTTGCTGCCTTGTTTGATCAATCCACTGTGATTACCGCGCATATTGGCGACAGCCGTCTGTATTTTTACAACCAAGACGGACTGGTCATGAAAACAGAAGACCATTCCCTTGTCAATGAGCTGGTGAAAAGTGGACAGATTACAGCCGAGGAGGCGTCTGTCCACCCTCACCGCAACGTTATTATGCGTTCGCTCGGGACTGAACCGGATGTGCTCATTGATCTTGGGCAGTTTGAATGGTCAGAGGATGATATCGTCTTGATTTGCTCAGATGGACTGAGCAACAAGGTCAGTCATCCTTCCTTAGAAGAAAATTTGCAGAAACAGATATCGTTACAAGCGAAGGTGGACGGTTTGGTGCAGGAAGCACTGGATGCCGGTGGGGAAGATAACATAACGCTGGTTGCCGTACGAAATACGCTTGATGCCGGTCAGGAAGAGGGGTGA
- the pknB gene encoding Stk1 family PASTA domain-containing Ser/Thr kinase yields MEGQRLGGRYQIESRVGGGGMAIVYKARDLILNRPVAVKVLRSQFGTDEDFVNRFRREAQAVASLSHPNVVGVYDVGQEGDTHYMVMEYIEGYTLKEVIIQRGALPVEEAVRIAEQICDALDHAHQNQIIHRDIKPHNIMIGKNGRVKVTDFGIARAVTSATITHTNAMLGSVHYFSPEQARGGITGEKSDIYSLGIVLYEMVTGELPFSGDSPISVALKHLQEPLPEPRQVNPAIPQSVENVILKALVKDPFLRYASASEMLEDLETCLFPERLNEEKLTFPVDEEMTRVVPIITPDMLEGHTNGKTGGAGRGRYEQRTEEEDAKPAKKQWWVKALLWVGGIGLFFVLAFFGFNLLLNLFPSVPEAQVPHVEGIEVTLAEKKIQDAKLVARIVEEANDTIEKGMVIRQDPAPPMRLKENSVVTLYVSKGQQEINMPNLVTLPRATAEEALKSNGFKLENVTFVEEEDDKAEVGTVIKQSPAANEKVFPTKTNVTVTISKGKAFVKMPDVRNKSVEAAQVELFKRGLSVGEIKEVPTYTTDKPGIVLSTHPYDPGMDVQKSVAVPLEVSNGQYPQDAKLANVPVYVEVVPGETLEVKIEVTDARGEAKVLHTDTVTENKEYDVPIVLAPQKDGVVKVFVKRSTDQGFNEYQTIPVSYNSLP; encoded by the coding sequence ATGGAAGGTCAACGACTGGGAGGACGATACCAAATAGAATCCCGCGTCGGTGGGGGCGGTATGGCCATTGTATACAAGGCCAGAGATTTAATTTTGAATCGTCCAGTGGCAGTCAAAGTACTGCGTTCACAGTTTGGTACGGACGAAGATTTCGTCAATCGTTTCCGACGTGAAGCGCAGGCGGTGGCGAGCTTATCTCACCCCAATGTGGTTGGGGTGTATGATGTCGGTCAGGAAGGCGATACCCATTACATGGTGATGGAGTACATAGAAGGCTACACGTTGAAAGAGGTCATCATTCAACGTGGTGCGCTGCCGGTAGAAGAGGCAGTGCGGATAGCCGAGCAAATTTGCGATGCACTCGATCATGCGCATCAAAACCAGATCATTCATCGAGATATAAAGCCGCATAACATTATGATTGGAAAAAATGGTCGGGTGAAGGTTACGGACTTCGGGATTGCGCGAGCCGTTACATCAGCAACGATTACGCATACGAATGCGATGCTTGGCTCTGTCCATTATTTTTCGCCAGAGCAGGCGCGCGGTGGGATTACCGGGGAAAAATCCGACATTTACTCGCTGGGGATCGTCTTGTACGAAATGGTGACGGGTGAACTGCCGTTTTCCGGTGATTCGCCTATATCAGTGGCGCTCAAGCATTTGCAGGAGCCGCTTCCAGAGCCGCGCCAAGTCAATCCGGCTATCCCACAGAGTGTGGAGAATGTCATTTTAAAGGCGCTGGTAAAGGATCCGTTTCTCAGATACGCATCCGCGAGCGAAATGCTAGAAGATTTGGAGACCTGCCTGTTTCCAGAGCGATTAAACGAAGAAAAGCTGACGTTCCCGGTGGATGAAGAGATGACGCGTGTGGTGCCGATCATCACACCTGACATGCTCGAAGGCCATACCAATGGCAAAACCGGAGGAGCGGGGCGTGGTCGCTATGAGCAGCGTACGGAAGAAGAGGACGCCAAACCAGCCAAGAAACAATGGTGGGTCAAAGCCCTATTATGGGTAGGCGGTATCGGACTGTTTTTCGTACTGGCATTCTTCGGATTTAACTTACTGTTGAATCTGTTTCCTTCCGTTCCTGAGGCACAGGTACCTCATGTAGAAGGGATCGAAGTGACGCTTGCCGAGAAGAAGATTCAGGATGCCAAACTTGTTGCCCGTATCGTTGAAGAAGCCAATGATACGATAGAAAAGGGAATGGTAATACGCCAGGACCCTGCACCTCCCATGCGGTTAAAGGAAAATTCCGTTGTGACCTTGTATGTAAGCAAAGGACAACAAGAGATCAATATGCCAAATCTGGTTACGTTGCCGCGAGCAACAGCAGAGGAAGCATTGAAAAGCAATGGTTTTAAACTGGAGAATGTCACTTTCGTAGAGGAAGAGGACGACAAAGCCGAGGTAGGCACGGTTATCAAGCAGTCTCCAGCCGCAAATGAAAAGGTGTTCCCGACCAAAACGAATGTAACGGTCACGATTAGTAAAGGAAAAGCCTTCGTGAAAATGCCGGATGTCCGGAATAAATCCGTAGAGGCTGCACAAGTAGAATTGTTCAAAAGAGGGCTGTCTGTCGGTGAAATCAAGGAAGTGCCTACTTATACCACGGACAAACCAGGCATTGTTCTCAGCACGCACCCATACGATCCGGGAATGGATGTGCAAAAGAGTGTAGCAGTTCCGCTTGAGGTCAGCAATGGCCAATATCCGCAGGACGCCAAGCTGGCAAACGTTCCGGTTTATGTAGAGGTTGTGCCTGGTGAAACACTGGAAGTGAAAATTGAAGTGACAGATGCTCGTGGAGAAGCAAAAGTTCTCCATACGGATACGGTCACCGAAAATAAAGAGTACGATGTACCAATCGTCTTGGCGCCACAGAAGGACGGGGTAGTCAAGGTCTTTGTGAAACGATCGACTGATCAAGGCTTCAATGAATACCAGACGATTCCAGTTTCGTATAACAGCTTGCCATAG
- the rsgA gene encoding ribosome small subunit-dependent GTPase A → MPEGRIVKALSGFYYVADGGRIYSCRARGLFKKKDAKVNPLVGDWVVYDAINEDEGYIMEVGERTNELVRPPVSNVDQAVLVFSMYKPMFSPLLLDKFLTHTERAGIDSVIVLSKADQVSEEEVTEIVEKYEAIGYRVIPTSTADERGVEDVREILRDRISVFAGQSGVGKSSLINMLFPGVSLQTGDVSQKLGRGKHTTRHVELIPLAGGGYVADTPGFSSLEFIDFSELDLAESFRDFADRSSECKFRGCLHVSEPACAVQAALEAGEISEQRYAHYKQFREELKEYQRRNKPW, encoded by the coding sequence ATGCCAGAAGGACGGATTGTGAAAGCGCTCAGCGGTTTCTATTATGTAGCCGACGGAGGGCGAATCTACAGTTGCCGTGCACGAGGGCTCTTCAAGAAAAAAGATGCAAAAGTAAATCCACTGGTTGGGGATTGGGTCGTCTACGATGCGATCAATGAGGACGAAGGCTATATCATGGAGGTGGGCGAACGGACGAATGAGTTGGTTCGTCCGCCCGTTTCCAATGTGGATCAGGCGGTACTCGTCTTTTCGATGTACAAGCCGATGTTCAGTCCGTTGCTGTTGGACAAGTTCCTGACGCACACGGAGCGTGCAGGGATTGATTCTGTGATTGTGCTATCCAAAGCCGATCAAGTATCGGAAGAAGAGGTAACCGAAATCGTGGAGAAATATGAAGCGATCGGGTACCGCGTGATTCCGACTTCAACAGCGGATGAACGTGGTGTGGAGGACGTACGTGAGATTTTGCGGGACCGTATTTCGGTTTTTGCAGGTCAGTCAGGTGTAGGCAAATCCTCCCTGATCAACATGCTGTTTCCGGGTGTCAGCCTGCAGACAGGAGATGTCAGCCAAAAGCTCGGACGAGGAAAGCATACAACGCGTCACGTCGAACTGATTCCGCTTGCGGGCGGCGGCTATGTGGCAGACACACCAGGCTTCAGTTCACTCGAATTTATCGATTTCTCCGAGCTTGATCTGGCGGAATCCTTCCGGGACTTTGCCGATCGCAGTTCGGAATGCAAGTTCCGTGGCTGTCTTCACGTAAGCGAGCCAGCTTGTGCCGTACAGGCCGCACTGGAGGCCGGGGAGATCAGTGAACAGCGCTACGCACACTACAAACAATTCCGCGAAGAGCTAAAAGAATACCAACGGAGGAACAAACCATGGTAA
- the rpe gene encoding ribulose-phosphate 3-epimerase, giving the protein MVKIAPSILSADFARLGEEILDVEKGGADWIHVDVMDGHFVPNITIGPLIVEAIRPVTKLPLDVHLMIEDPDRYIPQFAKSGADWITVHQEACRHLHRTLYLIKEQDVKAGVVLNPATPISTIEPVLADLDMVLLMTVNPGFGGQKFIHSVVPKVAQLRQMLNERGLGHVEIEIDGGVNAQTARLCEEAGATVLVAGSAVFNQADRGQAIAAIRG; this is encoded by the coding sequence ATGGTAAAAATCGCACCTTCTATCCTATCTGCTGATTTTGCCCGTTTGGGCGAAGAAATTCTCGATGTCGAGAAGGGAGGAGCAGATTGGATTCACGTGGATGTGATGGATGGACACTTCGTTCCAAACATTACGATCGGCCCTCTAATTGTGGAGGCGATTCGCCCAGTGACCAAGCTGCCTCTCGATGTACACTTGATGATTGAGGATCCAGATCGCTACATTCCGCAATTCGCGAAAAGTGGGGCAGACTGGATTACTGTTCATCAGGAAGCATGCCGTCATCTGCATCGCACGCTGTACTTGATCAAGGAGCAAGATGTGAAAGCGGGAGTAGTATTGAACCCGGCTACACCGATTTCCACGATCGAGCCAGTCCTTGCTGACTTGGATATGGTTCTCCTCATGACAGTGAACCCTGGTTTTGGTGGACAAAAATTCATTCACAGCGTTGTGCCAAAGGTTGCCCAGTTGCGTCAAATGCTGAACGAGCGTGGCTTGGGGCATGTGGAAATCGAAATCGATGGCGGTGTCAATGCACAAACAGCACGTTTGTGCGAGGAAGCAGGAGCGACTGTCCTCGTTGCAGGTAGCGCGGTATTCAATCAGGCAGATCGCGGTCAAGCGATCGCTGCGATTCGTGGATAG
- a CDS encoding protease complex subunit PrcB family protein, translating to MKSLWKNSVAVLTILSILPFSQTAVHAEQKHSEPISTSQVDVQTKKMSIEKEGTLTAVERAFVGKVKSKKGVHRQGDLYVVSRGEMPTSGYNLKVVGTQQGWEMLTVYVELTNPAPEEITMPAVHTPYIIVRASLPPYTTMVFMDANTDKVLFR from the coding sequence ATGAAATCGTTATGGAAAAACAGTGTAGCGGTTCTCACCATTCTCTCCATTCTGCCATTTTCACAAACTGCCGTGCACGCTGAACAAAAACATTCGGAGCCGATCTCGACTTCTCAAGTAGACGTGCAAACGAAAAAAATGTCTATCGAAAAAGAAGGTACCTTGACAGCGGTTGAACGAGCATTCGTAGGAAAAGTAAAATCGAAGAAGGGCGTACATCGCCAAGGCGACCTGTATGTGGTCTCCCGTGGTGAAATGCCTACCTCTGGCTACAATTTGAAGGTTGTTGGAACGCAGCAAGGATGGGAAATGCTCACGGTTTATGTAGAGCTGACAAATCCTGCTCCAGAAGAGATTACAATGCCAGCGGTGCACACACCTTATATCATTGTGCGTGCAAGCCTACCGCCGTACACAACTATGGTGTTTATGGATGCGAATACAGATAAGGTGTTGTTCCGATAA
- a CDS encoding RDD family protein, which translates to MESITTSPSNPVGFWRRLGAGLLDAIIIGLPLLLITYIITGNTEDNLVTNIISSLYSLLVPVFWHGYTVGKRIAVIRIARIDGEPVGIGTMLLRNLVGGIVYVITLGLGIIVSAIMVGVRQDKRSIHDLIAGTYVTSNQP; encoded by the coding sequence ATGGAATCAATCACCACATCGCCAAGCAATCCCGTAGGATTTTGGCGCCGGCTGGGTGCCGGTCTACTAGATGCAATCATTATCGGACTACCGCTACTACTGATCACCTATATCATTACAGGCAATACAGAAGACAATCTTGTTACCAACATCATCTCCTCACTGTACAGCCTCCTCGTGCCTGTATTTTGGCATGGCTATACAGTGGGCAAACGAATTGCCGTTATTCGCATCGCCCGAATCGATGGAGAGCCTGTAGGAATCGGAACCATGCTGTTACGCAACTTAGTTGGAGGAATCGTGTATGTCATTACACTCGGTCTTGGTATAATCGTCAGCGCCATCATGGTTGGTGTTCGTCAGGATAAACGCTCGATCCATGATTTGATCGCCGGTACGTATGTAACATCAAATCAGCCTTAA